The Ignavibacteriota bacterium genomic sequence TACATTAAGACAAAGAGCTTACGGTGATAATTCCGGCAACATTGGCGCGTCGGATCTTACTCTTAATTTTATTCTTGATGAAAGAGGAAGAGAACTTTATTGGGAAGGACATAGAAGAACAGATTTAATTCGTTTCGGTCAATTTACTAGCGGAAATTATGTTTGGGAATGGAAAGGTAAAGTTAAAGACGGTAAATCAACGGAATCATTCAGAGATTTATATCCAATTCCGATAAATGACTTGAACGCGAATCCTAATTTAGATCAAAATACCGGATATTAAAAATAATAGAATTATAGTTAAGGAATATAAATATGAAAAAAATTAAATTATTATTATTTATATCGCTAATTGGGATTATGCTAGCTTCGTGTGAAAGTGATATAAATGAAGTTGTAATGAGTTCTGATCCCACAGAACCGACATTATCTGATCTTTCTGTTGCAGGTGAATTTAACCTAAGTAACGCAAACGGTCTGGTTACTTTTTCATGGACCGCCGCGGACTTTGGATTCGCATCATCTACAACTTATGTTGTTGAAGTTTCACCAACAAGTGATTTTTCAACAAATGTTGCAACCGTTGTTACGACTCAAACTTTGCAGGGAACCGCAAAAGTAAATGATATAAACAATTTGTTGCTAACTTGGAATAAAGCGATTGGTACAGCCGCAACTGTATATTATAGAGTTTCGGCATCCGTTACCGCAGAAAATATTGTTTATTCCCAAACAAAATCAAATAATTTTGTACCCTTTGAAACTATTGTTGATTATCCAATGATTTACGTTCCGGGCGCATATCAAGGCTGGTCACCCGGCGCTGATAACGGCAGATTGTTTTCATACGGTTTCAACTCAGAATATTCGGGCATAGTTAGAATTTCTGACGGAGTAAATGAAAATATAGAATTCAAAATAACCAGTGACCCTGATTGGAATCATACCAACTGGGGCGGAACATTGACACAAAGCGGCAGTGATTATTCAGGAACACTTGACGCAAGCGGCGGTAATTTAATGGTTGCTGCAGGAACATATGAAATTAACGTAAACGTAAACACTCTTGCAATAACACTAACCAAGACTGATGATTGGGGAATAATCGGTTCTGCGGTTCCTCCGTTTGATTGGTCGGCAGACGTTGATTTGTTCTATAATGGTCAACGCAAAATGTGGGAAATTACGGGTGACTTCAACGCCGGAGAATTTAAATTCAGAGCTAATAATGATTGGGCAGTAAATTATGGCGGCGCTGATGGAACACTTTCTGCAGGCGGTTCAAATATTGTTTTGGCAGAAGCAGGTAATTACACAATTAGATTCGATCCTGTTGCTTTAACATATACGGTTAAAAAGAATTAAAATTTATTTAATTGTATGTAAAAAAAAGACTGCCGAAATCGGCAGTCTTTTTAATTTTAAAGAGGTATTATTTTTAATAAAACACTAAATTTGTTGCACAGAATTTTCAATTTTATAAACTAAGCTAACAATAATATGAGCAAACTTTCTACCGTACTTGAGCTTTGGGAATTTCTAAAAGTAAGAAAGAAATGGTGGCTGCTGCCAATAGTTTTCTTTTTAGTACTTTTAGGAACCTTAATTGTTTTAACTCAAGGTTCAGCGCTTGCGCCTTTTATATACGCAATATTTTAATATTTACTTTAGTATTTTTATTTCAAACGGCTTCATTTCAATTTTAAAATTTGAATTCGTACCGGTAAATTTCTCTTGTTTGAGTAAATTTGCAAGTTCGTTTGAAGCGTTTGAAAAGCTTATTGTTTTATTAATGTTTGCGCTGTTAACAAGAACTAATGCTCTATTACTTTCAAAGTCTCTTGTAAAACCTAGAACATCATTATCATTTAAGTTAATAAATTCCAGACTGCCAAGACAAAGTTCAGAATTTCCTTCTCTTATTGAAATTAGCTTTTTATACCAATTAAAAAGTAATGAATCGAATTTTACTTCATCAGTTGGTCTAGCTTTACCAAATGGATGGGCGGTTTCATTTTCATAATTAAACTCATTCCAAACCATTGGTTTTCTGCAATCGGGATCATCACCGCCCCACATTCCTGCTTCGTCTCCATAATAAACAAGCGGCGCGCCCGGCATTGTCATTTGAATTCCAACCATTAATTTTTGTTTTAATCTTTCCAATTCATTTGGCTTTCTCACGTCAAAAGTTTCTCTTTGAGCCGGATTTGCGTTATGATCAAACCAATAATCGGGATTAACTATTGTTGAAGCTAATCTTTCAACATCATGACTGCCGAGCATATTCATAAGAACATATAAGTTTTCTTTATAATAATCATTTCGGAGTATATTGATTGAATCAATAAACGCGGTAGAAGTTATTTTATATTTTTGGTCGCTAACGAAATTCTTTACAGCGACGCCAAATCTATAATTCATAACCGCGTCAAATTCATCTCCTTGAAGCCACGGAGCGGCGTTCATCATTTTATTTACTTTCCAGTTTTCCCACCAAATTTCACCGGTGATATATGCTTCGGGATTGAGTTCCTTTACCCAGTTTCTAAAAGTTTTCCAAAACGGATGCTGCACCATTTCAGCAACATCAAGACGCCATCCGTCAATACCGTCGCTTGGATTGCCGTCACCATTGGGATCCATCCACCTTTTCAGAACATCGTGAACATGGTTAGCGGCAGGAGGCACCAAACCGCTGCTGTCTTCTTTTATTTCGGGTAAATCTTTAACGCCAAGCCAGCCTTCATAATCAAATTCATTTTCGGGCGTATTTGGATCATCAAAAGATTTTATTGTAAACCAATCTAAATATTTAGAATTTTTTTGATTTTTAATAATATCTTGAAAAGCCCAAAATGTATTTCCTACGTGATTAAAAACTCCGTCAATAATAATTCTTATATTACGTTTATGAGCTTCATTTATAAGCTTTAAGAATAAACTATCCGCCGTTGTCCATTGCCACGTTTTAGAATCGGAAGGATCTTCCGAAGCCCAAATTTTTCTATCTTTGTCAGGATCAGGTCCAAAATTATTATCAATATGATGATACATTGCGGCATCATATTTATGAAGAGAA encodes the following:
- a CDS encoding glycoside hydrolase family 13 protein — its product is MKKFSLLIVFSLILTSISCKSPNVEKKVERVPQWAKSAVWYQIFPERFYNGDKNNDPKPIDMAGAWPYETPNNWQVHPWTSDWYKLQPWENNGKGFYWNAGVRRYGGDLQGVLDKLDYLKSLGINSIYLNPVFESPSLHKYDAAMYHHIDNNFGPDPDKDRKIWASEDPSDSKTWQWTTADSLFLKLINEAHKRNIRIIIDGVFNHVGNTFWAFQDIIKNQKNSKYLDWFTIKSFDDPNTPENEFDYEGWLGVKDLPEIKEDSSGLVPPAANHVHDVLKRWMDPNGDGNPSDGIDGWRLDVAEMVQHPFWKTFRNWVKELNPEAYITGEIWWENWKVNKMMNAAPWLQGDEFDAVMNYRFGVAVKNFVSDQKYKITSTAFIDSINILRNDYYKENLYVLMNMLGSHDVERLASTIVNPDYWFDHNANPAQRETFDVRKPNELERLKQKLMVGIQMTMPGAPLVYYGDEAGMWGGDDPDCRKPMVWNEFNYENETAHPFGKARPTDEVKFDSLLFNWYKKLISIREGNSELCLGSLEFINLNDNDVLGFTRDFESNRALVLVNSANINKTISFSNASNELANLLKQEKFTGTNSNFKIEMKPFEIKILK
- a CDS encoding SusE domain-containing protein is translated as MKKIKLLLFISLIGIMLASCESDINEVVMSSDPTEPTLSDLSVAGEFNLSNANGLVTFSWTAADFGFASSTTYVVEVSPTSDFSTNVATVVTTQTLQGTAKVNDINNLLLTWNKAIGTAATVYYRVSASVTAENIVYSQTKSNNFVPFETIVDYPMIYVPGAYQGWSPGADNGRLFSYGFNSEYSGIVRISDGVNENIEFKITSDPDWNHTNWGGTLTQSGSDYSGTLDASGGNLMVAAGTYEINVNVNTLAITLTKTDDWGIIGSAVPPFDWSADVDLFYNGQRKMWEITGDFNAGEFKFRANNDWAVNYGGADGTLSAGGSNIVLAEAGNYTIRFDPVALTYTVKKN